Proteins from one Nicotiana tabacum cultivar K326 chromosome 23, ASM71507v2, whole genome shotgun sequence genomic window:
- the LOC107788471 gene encoding pentatricopeptide repeat-containing protein At1g62350-like, protein MWRQGQNLLRRASPILIVLPHSSNSSYGIRQIITGSASSSSPSVSIWRRKKEMGKEGLMVAKELKRLQSNPVRFERFIKSHVSRLLKSDLVAVLAEFQRQDLVYLSMRLYEVVRKEIWYRPDMFFYRDMLFMLARNKKVDEAKKVWEDLKQEGVLFDQHTFGDLVRAFLDGGLPSEAMHIYDEMRRSPDPPMSLPYRVILKGLLPYPELRGKVKDDFLELFPDIVVYDPPEDLFDEEEWRKESEDH, encoded by the exons ATGTGGCGTCAAGGTCAGAATCTTCTGCGGCGAGCCTCACCGATATTAATTGTTCTCCCTCATTCATCAAACTCTAGCTACGGAATCAGACAAATTATTACTGGTTCAGCTTCATCATCAAGCCCAAGTGTGTCGATATGGAGGCGCAAGaaagaaatgggaaaagaaggtTTAATGGTTGCCAAGGAGCTTAAGCGCTTGCAATCGAACCCTGTCCGGTTTGAGAGGTTCATTAAGTCCCACGTTTCTCGCCTTCTCAAATCTGACCTTGTAGCTGTTCTTGCTGAGTTCCAAAGACAAGATCTTGTTTATCTCTCCATGAGG TTGTACGAGGTTGTTCGCAAAGAAATATGGTATAGGCCAGACATGTTCTTTTACAGGGATATGCTTTTCATGCTTGCAAGAAACAAGAAGGTAGATGAAGCAAAGAAGGTATGGGAAGATTTGAAGCAAGAAGGAGTGCTTTTCGATCAGCATACATTTGGTGATCTTGTCAGGGCTTTTCTAGATGGTGGATTACCTTCAGAGGCAATGCACATATATGATGAAATGAGGCGCTCTCCTGATCCTCCTATGTCTTTACCCTATCGTGTTATACTGAAGGGTTTACTTCCTTACCCAGAACTGAGGGGAAAAGTGAAGGATGATTTTCTGGAACTGTTCCCAGATATTGTAGTTTATGACCCACCTGAAGATTTATTTGATGAAGAAGAATGGAGAAAGGAGAGCGAGGATCATTAG